AGTCCAACACCTTCGGCCTGGAGCTGGACTTCACCGAGGGCATGGCCTTCGACAAGGGCTACCTGTCGCCGTACTTCGTGACGGACCAGGAGCGCATGGAAGCCGTCCTGGACGACCCCTACATCCTCATCACGCAGGGCAAGATCTCCGCCATCGCGGACCTCCTGCCGCTGCTGGAGAAGGTCATCCAGTCCAACTCCTCCAAGCCGCTGCTGATCATCGCCGAGGACGTCGAGGGCGAGGCTCTGTCGACCCTGGTCGTGAACAAGATCCGCGGCACCTTCAACGCCGTCGCGGTGAAGGCCCCCGGCTTCGGCGACCGCCGCAAGGCGATGCTGCAGGACATGGCCGTCCTCACGGGCGCCACGGTCGTCTCCGAGGAGGTCGGCCTCAAGCTCGACCAGGTCGGCCTGGACGTCCTCGGCTCCGCCCGCCGCGTCACCGTCACCAAGGACGACACCACGATCGTCGACGGCGCCGGCAAGAAGGACGACGTGCAGGGCCGCGTCGCCCAGATCAAGGCCGAGATCGAGACCACGGACTCCGACTGGGACCGCGAGAAGCTCCAGGAGCGCCTCGCGAAGCTGGCCGGCGGCGTGTGCGTCATCCGCGTGGGTGCCGCCACCGAGGTCGAGCTCAAGGAGCGCAAGCACCGTCTGGAGGACGCCATCTCCGCGACCCGCGCCGCGGTCGAGGAGGGCATCGTCTCCGGTGGTGGCTCCGCCCTGGTCCACGCCGTCAAGGTCCTCGAGGGCAACCTCGACAAGACCGGCGACGAGGCCACCGGTGTCTCCGTGGTCCGCAAGGCCGCCGTCGAGCCGCTGCGCTGGATCGCCGAGAACGCCGGCCTGGAGGGCTACGTCATCGTCTCCAAGGTCGCCGAGCTCGACAAGGGCAACGGCTACAACGCCGCCACCGGCGAGTACGGCGACCTGATCAAGGCCGGCGTCATCGACCCGGTCAAGGTCACCCGCTCCGCCCTGGAGAACGCCGCCTCCATCGCCTCCCTCCTCCTCACGACCGAGACCCTGGTCGTCGAGAAGAAGGAAGAGGAGGAGCCGGCCGCCGCCGGTGGCCACGGCCACGGCCACGCCCACTGAGGCACCCACCTCTGACGGAAGCCCCCGTACCGCCGAGCGCGGAACGGGGGCTTCCCTCGTGCCCGGGCAGGGTCACAGTTCCAGCGGGTCCAGCGCGCCGAGCTGCTGCATCAGCCCCAGCCGGTCGTACTGCCACCAGCCCTCGGCGATCTTCCCGTCGGGGGTGCAGCGGTGGATCGTCGTCCCGGTCATGGTGACGTCCTTCCCGGTCGGCGGGATCCCGAGGAACTCGCCCTTGTGGTGCCCCCGCCAGGTCCACCGGGTGCACACCCGGTCACCCTGCGCCAGCTGGTCCTCCACCGTGAACGAGAAGTCGAACCCGCCCCGCCAGACCTCCACCTCGCGCCGCACCGCGTCCAGCCCGATGACGTCCTGCGCATTGGCGGGGTCGTGGTCGTGGTAGCCCTCGACGAACACGTCGTTGAGGGGCGGCGCGTCACCCTGGCCGGGCGCCAGCTCGAAGAACCGGCGCGCCGTGGCCGCGTTGAGCTGCTCGTCCCGCACCACGTCCAGGTCCGTGAAGGTGGGCTCCTCGTCGCAGAGCGCCACCATCTCCTGGAAGATCCGGTCGGTCTCCGGAAGCCCGGAGTTCCGCATCGCGTCCTCGTACGACGGGAACTCCACGATCTCCACGATGTGCGAGGCGTCGGCCCGGTCCTTCGCCACCACACTGTGCGTCGCGGTCCGCTTCCCCTTGGTCTGCTCGACCCACCGGTCCATCAGCCGGTTCATCTCGTCGAGCCGACTGGTCCTGCATTCGATGAGCTGTACGAAGGTCATGGCCTCGCCTCCGGCCCCCCTGGGTCCGGCTGAACAGCACCATTGTCCCAACGAGGACCGCTCGTCGCCTCCTGGCCTTTGGCATCATGACCGCATGCTGTGGGGGAAGCGGTGGGAACGGTCGGTGGCCGCGGGGCGGGACGTCTGGCTGGCCGTCACCGGCGACCACAACCGCCTCTTCTTCACCCGGCAGGTGCGCTCGGCGTACTGGGAGCAGGTCCGCAGGATCGCCCCCGCCGAACTGCTCGGCCGCGAGCGGGAACTCGCCGAGCTGACGGCCTTCTGCACCGCCGACTCCGGCCCGGCGTACGCCTGGTGGCGCGCGGAGGCGTGGGCGGGCAAGACGGCGCTGCTGTCGTGGTTCGCGCTGAACCCGCCCCCGGGCGTCAGGATCGTGCCCTTCTTCGTCACCGCCCGCCTGGGCGCCCAGAACGACGTCGCGGCGTACGTCGACGTCGTACTGGAACAGCTCGCCGAACTGGCCGGCGAAGATCTGCCGGCCCTGCTGACCAAGGCGACCCGCGAAGCCCACCTGCTGCACCTGTACAGGGCCGCCGCCCGCGCCCGCGCCGAACGCGGCGAGCGCCTGGTCCTGCTGCTCGACAGCCTGGACGAGGACCGCGGTGTCACCACCGGCCCCGAAGCCCACAGCATCGCCGGCCTGCTGCCCGCCCTCCCGGAATCCGGCCTGCGCGTCCTGGTGGCGGGCCGGCGGAACCCGGTCCTGCCGGTCGACGTACCCGACGACCACCCCCTGCGCGACCCCGCGATCCTCCGCACGCTCGCCCCCTCCCCGTACGCCCGGACGATCCGCGCCGAGGCGGAACGCGAGCTGAAGCGCCTGATCGAGGCCGGCGGCCTGGAGTACGACCTGCTGGCACTGGTGACAGCGGCGAACGGCGGCCTGACGGCCGAGGACCTGTCCGCGCTGACCGGGGCGGTCCCGTACCGGGTGCGGGACGTGCTGCGCACCCGGGCGGGGCGGACGTTCGACGTCCGGCTGAACGTCTACCTCCTCGCTCACGAGGAGCTGCAGCGCCGGGCGCTGGACATGCTCGGCACCGCCGAACTCGACCGCCACCGGGCGCGGTTGCACGCCTGGGCGGACACCTGGCGGGACCGGGGATGGCCGGACGGAACGCCGCACTACCTGCTGTCGGGCTACTTCGGGCTCCTGCGCGAGGCACGGGACCTGCGGCGGGCGGTCGACTGCGCCGTGGACGCGGTACGCCACGACCGGATGCTCGACGTCACCGGCGGCGACGCGGCGGCCCTCGCCGAGATCCGCAACGCCGAGGAGATGGCGGCCGAGGCGGGCGTACCCCACCTGACGGACCTGGTCCGGCTCTCGCTGAGACGGGAGGAACTGGAGCGCCGCAACGACTCCGTCACCCGCACCTTCCCCTGGGCCTGGGCCACCCTCGGCCGGGTGCGGCGCGCGGAGGCGCTCGCGCGCAGCATCCCGGGCCTCGACTGGAGGGCCATGGCGCTGGCCGACGTCGCGGCGGTGGTGCTGGACGCCGGTGACCGTGCCGAGGCCCTGCGGCTGCTGGAGGAGGCGGAGCAGGCGGCCGAGCGGTACCGGTTCGACGTCGACGACTTCGACGAGGAGCGGGACCTCGTCCTCGCGGAGGTGAGCCGCGGCTGGGCGAAGGCCGGACTCTTCGATCGTGCCGAGCACCTCCTCACCTCGATCGCCGGCATCGACATCCGCGAGGACCTGCTGCTCGACCTCGTCCGCTCCCTGGTCGCCGCGGGGGCCTTCGACCGGGCCGAGGACCTGTGCCGCCGGCAGGAGGACGAGCATGTACGCGGCCTCGGACTCGCGGCCGCGGCAGCGGCTCTGACGGAGACGGGTCACCTCGACCGGGCGGAGGCACTCGCCCGATCCGAGGACCACGCCGTACGGCCCCTGGTGCTGGCGCGGATCGCCGGAGTGCTGCGACGGACCGGACGGGAACGCGAGGCGGAGGCTCTCCTCACGGCGGTGGAGGCCGCGGTGACCTCGCCTGATCTGCTCACCGAGGTCGTCGAGGCGCTCGCGGACGCCGGCGCGTACGACCGGGCGGAGACCGCCGCCCTGCTGCACGACACCGCCGCCGAGCGCGGATGGGCGTTGCGAGGGGTCGTACGGGCCCTGGCCGCAACGGGTGACGGCGCTCGCGCGGGGGCACTGGCCGAGCGGATCGAGCACCCGCCCGCGCGCTCGGGCGCGGTGCCGGCGATCGTGGAGGGGCTGGCGGAGGCGGGGGCCCACGAGGAGGCCGAGAGGCTGGCCCGCGACCTCACCGACGAGGAGGCCCGGGACACGGCCGTGCGCGCCGTCGTCGACGCGCTGATCCGGGCGGGGGAGACGGACCGCGCGGAGCGGCTGGCCGGGGAGGACACGGCCACGGAGCCCGGCGAGGTCGCGCTCTGCAGCGTGATCGAAGGGCGGGCCCGAGCGGGTGAGCTGGACCGGGCCTTCGCCATGGCGAGGTCGCTCGGCTCGAGAGAGGGCCACGAAGCGCTCGTACGCGGCGCCGTGGCGTCGAGCCGTGCGGCCGACGAGGTGGCCGAGACGGTCGCTCGGGCGGAGGCCGGGATCCGGCGTTGCGGGCGGGGCGGGAGCCTCCACCCGGCCGATACCGCGATCATGCTCGCCGAGGCGGGATTCGACGGGGCCGCACGGACCGTGCTGGACCAGGTGGGCGTGCCCGCTCCGGGAGACCCCGATGGGATCAGCCTCCATGAGCAGATGTGGGCGGCACAGATCGCCCGGGCGCTGGCGTACGCCGGTCGATTCGACGCCGCCGAGGAACTGGTCCGTGGACTGGGCAACCGTCCCGGCGGTGCCTTCGCGCTCACACCCCTGATCAAGCGGCTGTGCGCGGCGGGGGAGTTCGACCGGGCCCTCGCCTTCGCGGCCGGCCTGACCGACCGCATGCGCGATCACGCGCGCGGCGAGATCGCCATCGCGCTGGCCGACGCCGGTGCGACGGCACGAGCCGCATCACTCGCCCGCGAGGTGACGGCAGGCAGCCTCCGCGTGCGCTGCTGGGCCCGGATCGCCGTGTCGCTCGCCGCCGCGGGCGACCGGCGGGCGGCCGAGGACGCCTTGACGGAAGCTGTCTCCCATGACGCGCGGGAGCCCTGGGCGATCCCCGATCTCCTGCGCGCCTGCTTCGCGCTCGGCAGGGCCGACGAGGGGGAGCGCCTGCTGGCCCGGCTCGACGACGATGTGCCCGGCTTCCACACGGCAGTCGTCCGTGCGCTGGTGGAGGCCGGGCAGTACGAGCGCGCACGGGAGCTGTTTGGTGGCCCGGGCCGCGAGTGGCACCAGGCGGTTCTGGTGAGGGTCGTGGTGGAAGCCGGTCAGCTTGCCCGTGCCGAGGAACTGGCCCGTGCTCTCGGCACGACCGATGCTCGGCACGGGGACGCACCGTCCTCCGCTCTCGTCCGCGCATGGGTGGCGCTCGCCCCCGTCGTCGAGCCCGCCCGCGGTCGGGCGCTGGTCGCCCGGGCCCTGCGGCACGAGACCCTCCAGGAGGTGCTCCCGGCCATCGTCCGCCTGGAGCCCGAGGCCGTACCGCTGATCGTCGACCTGCTCGGCCGGTCGACGCACCACGACCGGCCTACTGCGGCCCGTACTTCCGCCCCGTCTTAGAGGAGACCGCCCCCAGCACCCCCCGCGGCACCAGCTTCGCCGCCCCCATCAGCGCCTTGTACCTCGGGTCCGGGATGGACAGCGTCTTGCCGCGGGCCAGATCGTGCAGCGCCGCCGCGACCAGCTTGTCCGCGTCGAGCCACATCCAGCCCGGGATGTTGTCCGTGCCCATGCCGGCCCGCTCGTGGAACTCCGTGCGGACGAAGCCGGGGCAGAGCGCCATCAGCCGTACGCCGCTGCCGGCCAGGTCGCGGGCCGCGCCCTGCGTGAACTGCACGACCCACGCCTTGGAAGCGCCGTAGGTGCCGCGCGGCACGAACGCGGCCACCGAGGCGACATTGACGACACCGCCGCGGCCCCGCTCCCGCATGGCCTCCGTCGCCGCCGAGGTCAGCCGGAGCACCGCCTCGCAGTGCACCTTCAGCATCCGCAGCTCGTCGGCCATGGGCACCTCGAGATAACGGCCCCTGTTGCCGAAGCCGGCGTTGTTGACCAGCAGGTCGACGGGGTTCCTGCGGTCGCCCAGGCGGTCGGCCACCGCCTCGATGCCCTTGTCCTCGGCGAGGTCGGCCGTCAGCACCTCCGCCTCGATGCCGTGCCGGTCGTGCAGCTCGGTCGCCTGTTCCCTCAGCCGCTGGGTGTCGCGGGCGACCAGCACCAGGTTGTGCCCGTCGGCCGCCAGTCGCCGCGCGAACGCGGCTCCGATGCCTGCCGTCGATCCCGTAATCAGAGCCGTTGTCATGGCAGAAGGTTAGTGACCTGGACTGTCCACGTCCGCTTCCCCGCGGGGCCGTCCGTGGTGAAGGGTCGGTGGAGACCGGCGTGGTGAGCCGTCGTCAGGCCCCGTACTTCTCCTCGTACTCCCGTGCCGTCCTCAGCAGCTCCGGGTGCAGCGCCTCGCCGGCCGCCAGCAGCCGCGGCAGCAGCGTCCGCTCCGTCGTCACCGCCCGGAACTGCAGGGCCACCGTCACGTCGTGGTCCGGCCGGTGCACGATCTCGACCGGGTCGCCCGCGCGGATCTCCCCGGGCTCGATCACCCGCAGATACGCCCCCGGCGCACCCCGCCGCGTGAACCGCTTCACCCAGCCCCTCTCGCCCAGATGGCCCTGGAACGTGCGGCACGGGATCCGCCCGGAGGTGACCTCCAGCACCACCTCGGGCCCGATGCGCCAGCGCTCGCCGATCCGCGCGCCGGACACGTCCAGGCCCGCCGTCGTGAGGTTCTCGCCGAACGCGCCGTCGGCCAGGGTCCGGCCCAGCTCGCGTTCCCACTCGTCCAGGTCCTCGCGGGCCATCGCGTACACCGCCTGGTCGTCGCCGCCGTGGTGCTCCAGCTTGCACACCGCGTCCCCGGCCAGTCCGCTGCCGCCGATGCCCTTGGGCCCGGGCGCCGAAACCCGCACGGGCCCTGCCACCGGCCGCTTGTCGATCCCGGTCACACCCTCGGGGTTGTCCGTGTACGGCACAGGCTCGGCACGGCCCAGATTCACCGACAGAAGCTTCATGCCCGCACGGTAAGGGACCGGTCCTCAAAGCGTCGACGCATTATTCGGGACATCGACAAAGGGTCACTTATCACCGACGTATCCTCGAAGGGTGATCGAAGCTCGTCACCTCCGCGTCCTGCGCGCCGTCGCGGCCACCGGTTCCTTCTCCGCCGCGGGCCGCGAGCTGGGCTGCACGCAGCCCGCCGTCAGCCAGCAGATGAAGGCCCTGGAGACGTCCGTCGGCACCCCGCTGCTGATCCGCACCGGACGCGAGATGCGCCTGACCCAGGCCGGCGAGGCCCTGGTGCGGCACGCCGCCGGGATCCTCGCCGGGCTCACCGCCGCGGAGGAGGAGGTCGCCGCCATCGCCGGGCTGCGCGCGGGCCGGGTCCGGCTCGTCTCCTTCCCCAGCGGCAGCTCCACGCTCGTCCCCACGGCCCTCGCCGCCCTGCGCGCGGCGCACCCGGGCACCCGCGTCTCCCTGGAGGAGGCCGAGCCTCCCGCGTCGGTCGGCCTGCTGCGCGAGGGCGACTGCGACGTGGCACTCGCCTTCCGCTACGAGGGGGCGGCGGGCGCCGCGGAGTGGGACGACCTCGTCGTACGGCCCCTGCTGACCGACCGGCTCGTCGCGCTCGTGCCGGAACGGCACCGGCTGGCGGGCGCGGAGTCCGTCGCCATCGGGGAACTGGCCGAGGAGTCGTGGATCGCGGGCTGCCCGCGCTGCCGGGGGCAGTTGGTCGAGGTGTGCGCGGCGGCCGGATTCACCCCGCGCATCGACTTCGCCACCGACGACTACCCGGCGGTCGTCGGCCTGGTCGGGGCCGGACTCGGCGTGGCCGTGCTGCCCCAGCTGGCCGTCGAGTCGGTGCGGCCCCGGGGAGTACGCACCGTGACGCTGGAGCCGGCGGTGCGGCGGGAGATCGTCGCGCTCACCCTGCCCGACCTCGCGCAGGTCCCGGCGGTGTCGGCGACCCTCGACCAGCTGGCGCGCGCCGCCCGCCGCTAGGGCCCTGGCGCGGACCACGCGCGTCAAAAACCAACGGCACGCGTGCGCGTGCCTGTCTCGCAGAAACGTTCCTTCAGTTGTTCGAGGCGGCGTGCCCGCCGGATGTCGACGCCGACACCAGCCGGTTGCGCGCCCGCCCCATCAGCTCTTCGCGCTCGTCCTCGGTCAGTCCGCCCCACACGCCGTACGGCTCGCGCACCGCCAGCGCGTGGGCGGCGCACTCGGCACGCACCGGGCACCTCATGCAGACCTCTTTGGCCGAGTTCTCGCGAGCACTCCGGGCCGCACCGCGCTCGCCCTCCGGATGGAAGAAGAGCGAGCTGTCCACCCCGCGACAGGCAGCCAGCAACTGCCAGTCCCACAGGTCCGCGTTCGGTCCGGGAAGGCGGGAGAAATCTGCCATTACGTGACCCCTTGTAGCCGTTCTTGGCGGATCCGGTGTCCATGACCGTACAACTACGATCTAAGGAGATGAAAATATGACTCATTGCGAATCTAGCTCCAGACACTGCCAAAGCGGAAGAAATGGGTCTGAATGGGGCATAGGTTGTGATGAAAGTTCGAGGGTCTGGAGCGCATATCTGCACCGTGTCCGTGCCCTCACGTAGAGTGCCGAAGATGGCAGCCGGCCCCGTAACTCTTTCGAGTGACCGTCGTTGAGAGTGCGAGGCGGTTGAAGGAACAAGCGCTCGGGCGGGCGTCCGAGACGGTCGACCGCACAGGTGACGATTTCGTACCAGCCTGGAGGCTCAAGGTGACGCGCATCAGCTGCGGAGGGCGGCCATGACTTCCGTCCTCGTCTGCGACGACTCCCCGCTTGCCCGAGAGGCGCTCCGCCGCGCGGTCGCGACCGTGCCCGGCGTCGAGCGCGTGACGACGGCGGCCAACGGCGAGGAAGTCCTCCGCCGCTGGGGGGCCGACCGCTCGGACCTGATTCTGATGGACGTACGCATGCCCGGCCTGGGCGGCGTCGAGACGGTCCGGCGGCTGCTGTCCGCCGACCCCGGTGCGCGCATCATCATGCTCACCGTCGCCGAGGACCTGGACGGTGTGGCGCTCGCCGTCGCCGCCGGTGCCCGCGGCTATCTGCACAAGGACGCCTCCCGCGCAGAACTGCGCGCGACGGTGACCCAGGCCCTGGCCGACCCGACCTGGCGGCTCGCGCCGCGCCGGCTGCGCTCCGCCGAGATGGGCGCCGCGCCCACGCTCACGGCGCGTGAGATCCAGGTGCTCGAAGGCATGAGCCACGGCCGTTCGAACGCGGAGATCGGCCGCGAGCTGTTCCTCTCCGAGGACACCGTCAAGACGCACGCCCGGCGCCTGTTCAAGAAGCTCGGCGCCTCGGACCGGGCCCACGCCGTGGCGCTCGGCTTCCGGTGGGGTCTGGTGCGCTAGGGCCTGTCCTTCGGATCGGGCCGGCTTCGGCGCGCGGCATCCGGCGCGGGCCGGAGAGCGGGGGCACGCGGATGCCCCCGCGCGAGCCGTACGCGCGCGTGCGGAAGCCGGCGGCCGGCGACACCGCCGGTGGGGTGCTGCCCCCGCCCGGGCGAGGTCGAGAGCCCGGGAGGGCGCGGCCGACGACCCGCGTCCCCGGGATGATCCGAACGGCAGGCCCGAGGGGCGACCGCGCAGGTCGTCGCGGTCGCGATGGGGGCACGGAAAGCCAGGTGGGCGGGGTCGGACCGGGGGTTCGCCGGGTGCCCGCTGCTCGTTTCGCCGCGGATGCCGCATCCTTGAGGGTGTGGAGTTCCTCGGGGACGAGTCGGTCGAGCGGAAGGGGAGGGCGCAGGGGATGAGTTCCGGCGCACCTGCTCATAACGCTTCGGTGCACAACAACGGGCGCGGTGCCGCGGACCCGGCGGCCGCAAGGCACCATGGACCGATGCGCGACGACGAGGCGGTCAATGCCCATGGGGCGATCGGCGCGCTCGTCCACCGCGCCGTCGACGGGGACGAGCAGGCCACGCATGATCTGCTCGCCCATGTCCACCCCCTGGCGCTGCGCTACTGCCGCACCCGTCTGTCCCGCCTCCCGGGCGACGCCCGGCACTTCGTGGAGGACCTCGCCCAGGAGGTCTGCGTGGCGGTGCTCCTCGCGCTGCCCCGCTACCGGGACACCGGGCGCCCCTTCGAGGCGTTCGTCTTCGCCATCGCCGCCCACAAGGTCGCCGACCTCCAGCGCGCGGCGATGCGCCACCCCGGCTCGACGGCCGTCCCGTCCGACGAGATGCCCGAGCGGCCGGACGACTCCCTGGGCCCGGAGGAGCGCGCCCTGCTCAGCAGCGACGCGGAATGGGCCAAGAAGCTCCTGGCCAACCTGCCCGAGAACCAGCGGGAGCTGCTGCTGCTGCGGATCGCGGTGGGACTCACGGCCGAGGAGACGGGCCAGATGTTGGGAATGTCACCCGGCGCCGTCCGGGTGGCGCAGCACAGGGCACTGAGCAGGCTGCGGGCGCTGGCCGAGCAGTAGGCCTCGGACGGCCCTTCGTTGAACAGGCGGTACGCCGCTTCCGTAGGAACATACGAAGCCCGGTGCGGGCCGGAACCGTGGAATGAGACAGTCGTCCTTCCCGTTAGCATGGACATCCGCACCGATCAAGGCCATTTGGGGAAGGTGTCATGACTGCCAACGTCGACGGAGTGCCCGGTAAATTCGCGACACTCGGGCTGACCTACGACGACGTGCTGCTGCTGCCGGGCGCATCCGAGGTGCTCCCGAACGCGGTCGACACCTCGTCCCGCATCTCCCGCAACGTCCGGGTGAACATCCCCCTGTTGTCCGCCGCCATGGACAAGGTCACCGAGTCGCGCATGGCGATCGCGATGGCCCGGCTGGGCGGCGTCGGCGTCCTGCACCGCAACCTCTCCGTGGAGGACCAGGTCAACCAGGTCGACCTGGTGAAGCGGTCCGAGTCCGGCATGGTCACCGACCCCATCACGGTGCACCCGGAGGCCACGCTCGCCGAGGCCGACGCCCTGTGCGCCAAGTTCCGCATCAGCGGCGTCCCGGTCACCGACCCGGCCGGCAAGCTGCTCGGCATCGTCACCAACCGCGACATGGCCTTCGAGACGGACCGCTCCCGTCAGGTGCGCGAGGTCATGACCCCGATGCCGCTGGTCACCGGCAAGGTCGGCATCTCCGGCGTCGAGGCCATGGAGCTGCTGCGCAAGCACAAGATCGAGAAGCTGCCGCTGGTCGACGACGCGGGCGTGCTCAAGGGCCTCATCACCGTCAAGGACTTCGTCAAGGCGGAGAAGT
This genomic stretch from Streptomyces sp. Go-475 harbors:
- the groL gene encoding chaperonin GroEL (60 kDa chaperone family; promotes refolding of misfolded polypeptides especially under stressful conditions; forms two stacked rings of heptamers to form a barrel-shaped 14mer; ends can be capped by GroES; misfolded proteins enter the barrel where they are refolded when GroES binds), whose translation is MAKILKFDEDARRALERGVNKLADTVKVTIGPKGRNVVIDKKFGAPTITNDGVTIAREVEVEDPYENLGAQLVKEVATKTNDIAGDGTTTATVLAQALVREGLKNVAAGASPAALKKGIDAAVAAVSEDLLASARPIDEKSDIAAVAALSAQDQQVGELIAEAMDKVGKDGVITVEESNTFGLELDFTEGMAFDKGYLSPYFVTDQERMEAVLDDPYILITQGKISAIADLLPLLEKVIQSNSSKPLLIIAEDVEGEALSTLVVNKIRGTFNAVAVKAPGFGDRRKAMLQDMAVLTGATVVSEEVGLKLDQVGLDVLGSARRVTVTKDDTTIVDGAGKKDDVQGRVAQIKAEIETTDSDWDREKLQERLAKLAGGVCVIRVGAATEVELKERKHRLEDAISATRAAVEEGIVSGGGSALVHAVKVLEGNLDKTGDEATGVSVVRKAAVEPLRWIAENAGLEGYVIVSKVAELDKGNGYNAATGEYGDLIKAGVIDPVKVTRSALENAASIASLLLTTETLVVEKKEEEEPAAAGGHGHGHAH
- a CDS encoding ester cyclase, which encodes MTFVQLIECRTSRLDEMNRLMDRWVEQTKGKRTATHSVVAKDRADASHIVEIVEFPSYEDAMRNSGLPETDRIFQEMVALCDEEPTFTDLDVVRDEQLNAATARRFFELAPGQGDAPPLNDVFVEGYHDHDPANAQDVIGLDAVRREVEVWRGGFDFSFTVEDQLAQGDRVCTRWTWRGHHKGEFLGIPPTGKDVTMTGTTIHRCTPDGKIAEGWWQYDRLGLMQQLGALDPLEL
- a CDS encoding tetratricopeptide repeat protein yields the protein MLWGKRWERSVAAGRDVWLAVTGDHNRLFFTRQVRSAYWEQVRRIAPAELLGRERELAELTAFCTADSGPAYAWWRAEAWAGKTALLSWFALNPPPGVRIVPFFVTARLGAQNDVAAYVDVVLEQLAELAGEDLPALLTKATREAHLLHLYRAAARARAERGERLVLLLDSLDEDRGVTTGPEAHSIAGLLPALPESGLRVLVAGRRNPVLPVDVPDDHPLRDPAILRTLAPSPYARTIRAEAERELKRLIEAGGLEYDLLALVTAANGGLTAEDLSALTGAVPYRVRDVLRTRAGRTFDVRLNVYLLAHEELQRRALDMLGTAELDRHRARLHAWADTWRDRGWPDGTPHYLLSGYFGLLREARDLRRAVDCAVDAVRHDRMLDVTGGDAAALAEIRNAEEMAAEAGVPHLTDLVRLSLRREELERRNDSVTRTFPWAWATLGRVRRAEALARSIPGLDWRAMALADVAAVVLDAGDRAEALRLLEEAEQAAERYRFDVDDFDEERDLVLAEVSRGWAKAGLFDRAEHLLTSIAGIDIREDLLLDLVRSLVAAGAFDRAEDLCRRQEDEHVRGLGLAAAAAALTETGHLDRAEALARSEDHAVRPLVLARIAGVLRRTGREREAEALLTAVEAAVTSPDLLTEVVEALADAGAYDRAETAALLHDTAAERGWALRGVVRALAATGDGARAGALAERIEHPPARSGAVPAIVEGLAEAGAHEEAERLARDLTDEEARDTAVRAVVDALIRAGETDRAERLAGEDTATEPGEVALCSVIEGRARAGELDRAFAMARSLGSREGHEALVRGAVASSRAADEVAETVARAEAGIRRCGRGGSLHPADTAIMLAEAGFDGAARTVLDQVGVPAPGDPDGISLHEQMWAAQIARALAYAGRFDAAEELVRGLGNRPGGAFALTPLIKRLCAAGEFDRALAFAAGLTDRMRDHARGEIAIALADAGATARAASLAREVTAGSLRVRCWARIAVSLAAAGDRRAAEDALTEAVSHDAREPWAIPDLLRACFALGRADEGERLLARLDDDVPGFHTAVVRALVEAGQYERARELFGGPGREWHQAVLVRVVVEAGQLARAEELARALGTTDARHGDAPSSALVRAWVALAPVVEPARGRALVARALRHETLQEVLPAIVRLEPEAVPLIVDLLGRSTHHDRPTAARTSAPS
- a CDS encoding SDR family oxidoreductase, encoding MTTALITGSTAGIGAAFARRLAADGHNLVLVARDTQRLREQATELHDRHGIEAEVLTADLAEDKGIEAVADRLGDRRNPVDLLVNNAGFGNRGRYLEVPMADELRMLKVHCEAVLRLTSAATEAMRERGRGGVVNVASVAAFVPRGTYGASKAWVVQFTQGAARDLAGSGVRLMALCPGFVRTEFHERAGMGTDNIPGWMWLDADKLVAAALHDLARGKTLSIPDPRYKALMGAAKLVPRGVLGAVSSKTGRKYGPQ
- a CDS encoding MOSC domain-containing protein, with the protein product MKLLSVNLGRAEPVPYTDNPEGVTGIDKRPVAGPVRVSAPGPKGIGGSGLAGDAVCKLEHHGGDDQAVYAMAREDLDEWERELGRTLADGAFGENLTTAGLDVSGARIGERWRIGPEVVLEVTSGRIPCRTFQGHLGERGWVKRFTRRGAPGAYLRVIEPGEIRAGDPVEIVHRPDHDVTVALQFRAVTTERTLLPRLLAAGEALHPELLRTAREYEEKYGA
- a CDS encoding LysR family transcriptional regulator, whose amino-acid sequence is MIEARHLRVLRAVAATGSFSAAGRELGCTQPAVSQQMKALETSVGTPLLIRTGREMRLTQAGEALVRHAAGILAGLTAAEEEVAAIAGLRAGRVRLVSFPSGSSTLVPTALAALRAAHPGTRVSLEEAEPPASVGLLREGDCDVALAFRYEGAAGAAEWDDLVVRPLLTDRLVALVPERHRLAGAESVAIGELAEESWIAGCPRCRGQLVEVCAAAGFTPRIDFATDDYPAVVGLVGAGLGVAVLPQLAVESVRPRGVRTVTLEPAVRREIVALTLPDLAQVPAVSATLDQLARAARR
- a CDS encoding WhiB family transcriptional regulator is translated as MADFSRLPGPNADLWDWQLLAACRGVDSSLFFHPEGERGAARSARENSAKEVCMRCPVRAECAAHALAVREPYGVWGGLTEDEREELMGRARNRLVSASTSGGHAASNN
- a CDS encoding response regulator transcription factor translates to MTSVLVCDDSPLAREALRRAVATVPGVERVTTAANGEEVLRRWGADRSDLILMDVRMPGLGGVETVRRLLSADPGARIIMLTVAEDLDGVALAVAAGARGYLHKDASRAELRATVTQALADPTWRLAPRRLRSAEMGAAPTLTAREIQVLEGMSHGRSNAEIGRELFLSEDTVKTHARRLFKKLGASDRAHAVALGFRWGLVR
- a CDS encoding sigma-70 family RNA polymerase sigma factor, coding for MRDDEAVNAHGAIGALVHRAVDGDEQATHDLLAHVHPLALRYCRTRLSRLPGDARHFVEDLAQEVCVAVLLALPRYRDTGRPFEAFVFAIAAHKVADLQRAAMRHPGSTAVPSDEMPERPDDSLGPEERALLSSDAEWAKKLLANLPENQRELLLLRIAVGLTAEETGQMLGMSPGAVRVAQHRALSRLRALAEQ